One window of the Doryrhamphus excisus isolate RoL2022-K1 chromosome 10, RoL_Dexc_1.0, whole genome shotgun sequence genome contains the following:
- the LOC131137581 gene encoding ERBB receptor feedback inhibitor 1, which produces MSHNNYWGQHDLSSVRLRLPGGDVEHNLTELQQQQMDRECNSSILTPQRPCYSDLYNLPLDKTLPPHEGDQVVPYSSTQRRTMFWDQQRESKPLPPLPDTEELMSDEAADSEVEFFTSERRPLLPKNCPKAVSRSRGRVNPAYRGGSLQPESGALAFSWPGGEDRQAFKGADAWPPIIYSKPPDCSPTVPPEKPQIPPRIPILPKTSKTTDPEDKPPKIPPRVPLVPPCPPRSPSPKSLPIYINGVMPATQSFATNPQYVSRALLSDRTPPAEQPSCIVPILKDGRQASTTHYILLPPRQRTDRRGRLLTEPARMGNQW; this is translated from the exons ATGAGCCATAACAACTATTGGGGACAACATGACCTGAGCAG TGTGCGCTTGCGTCTGCCCGGTGGCGACGTGGAACACAATCTGACGGAGCTTCAGCAGCAACAAATGGACAGAGAATGCAACT CCAGCATCTTAACACCTCAGCGTCCTTGCTACTCCGACTTGTACAACCTCCCCTTGGACAAGACCCTGCCACCTCATGAAGGAGACCAGGTGGTTCCTTATTCTTCTACCCAGCGAAGGACCATGTTTTGGGACCAGCAGAGAGAATCCAAACCTCTACCGCCACTACCTGACACGGAGGAGCTCATGTCAGATGAGGCGGCCGACAGTGAGGTGGAGTTTTTTACCAGCGAGCGACGACCCCTTTTGCCCAAGAACTGCCCTAAGGCCGTGTCCAGAAGCAGAGGTCGGGTAAACCCTGCCTACCGTGGTGGTTCACTACAGCCTGAGAGTGGCGCCTTGGCATTCTCCTGGCCTGGAGGAGAGGACAGACAGGCTTTTAAAGGAGCCGATGCCTGGCCCCCGATTATATATAGTAAACCTCCGGACTGTTCACCCACCGTCCCCCCCGAGAAGCCTCAAATTCCTCCTCGCATCCCAATACTGCCAAAAACCTCAAAGACAACAGATCCCGAGGATAAGCCGCCCAAAATCCCTCCGAGGGTCCCGTTAGTACCGCCCTGCCCGCCCCGCTCTCCGAGTCCCAAAAGCCTACCCATCTACATCAACGGTGTGATGCCGGCCACGCAGAGTTTCGCCACTAACCCGCAATATGTGAGCAGGGCGCTGCTGAGCGACAGGACGCCACCCGCAGAGCAGCCCTCTTGCATTGTTCCCATTTTAAAGGATGGCAGGCAGGCCAGCACCACACACTACATTCTCCTTCCACCTCGCCAAAGGACTGACAGGCGGGGGCGACTCTTGACTGAACCTGCCAGGATGGGAAACCAATGGTAG